The following are encoded together in the uncultured Methanobrevibacter sp. genome:
- a CDS encoding glycosyltransferase family A protein: MPKISVILPVYNSEKYIKKSVESVLNQTFTDFELIIVNDGSTDDTINILNSFSDSRIKIINQTNQGPGAARNNALDVAIGEYIMFLDSDDWYSDDCLETAYREITTYDADMTFFQMINYNNGEVYENDWFELKTFDESFENRFFSPAETPGSIFDLSVGVCQKIYRHEFLKRIDARFPEGIFFEDMPFFYYVYLKADKISIIKKHLYYRRKHDESITHVVDEKFLDTVEAGQVLMRIFIENGWYDVYKYDLLAYKINGPRYALRDLPLKCKDKMFELIKKDYEEIKRGPYYGDFLDELGPVKKKFFLDVLESKNYGEFEIKSKS; encoded by the coding sequence ATGCCTAAAATATCAGTTATATTACCCGTCTACAACTCGGAAAAATATATTAAAAAATCAGTTGAAAGCGTGTTGAACCAGACATTCACCGATTTTGAACTCATCATTGTAAATGACGGCTCAACTGACGATACGATAAATATATTGAACTCTTTTTCAGATTCAAGAATAAAGATAATCAACCAAACCAACCAGGGTCCGGGGGCAGCCAGAAACAATGCCCTTGATGTTGCAATAGGGGAATACATAATGTTTCTTGACTCCGATGACTGGTATTCAGATGACTGTCTTGAAACAGCCTACCGTGAAATCACCACATACGATGCCGACATGACATTTTTCCAGATGATCAACTACAACAACGGTGAGGTCTATGAGAATGACTGGTTTGAGCTGAAAACATTCGATGAATCATTTGAAAACAGGTTTTTCTCACCTGCAGAGACTCCGGGATCAATATTCGACCTATCTGTTGGGGTATGTCAGAAGATTTACCGTCATGAATTCCTAAAAAGGATTGATGCCAGGTTTCCGGAAGGCATATTCTTTGAGGACATGCCGTTTTTCTATTATGTCTATCTGAAGGCGGATAAGATTTCAATAATTAAAAAACACCTGTATTACCGAAGAAAGCATGACGAGTCAATCACCCATGTGGTTGATGAGAAGTTCCTTGACACGGTCGAGGCGGGTCAGGTATTGATGCGTATCTTTATAGAAAATGGTTGGTATGATGTATATAAGTATGACCTACTTGCCTACAAAATCAATGGCCCACGCTATGCTTTAAGGGACCTTCCATTAAAATGCAAAGATAAAATGTTTGAGTTAATTAAAAAGGACTATGAAGAAATTAAAAGGGGTCCGTATTATGGTGACTTTTTGGATGAACTTGGACCTGTAAAAAAGAAGTTCTTTTTGGATGTTTTAGAATCCAAAAATTATGGGGAATTTGAAATAAAATCAAAAAGTTAA